Below is a window of 'Nostoc azollae' 0708 DNA.
TTAAATCTGCATCCTGGGCAATTATTAGACCCCCAGTTGTGAGAACAGTAGCAATCAATTGCTGAAAAATCCTAAGAATCTTAATCCGCTTCTGTTTACAAGTATTACTATTAAGTAAATGCCATAAAGATTGTTCTACTTCATCTAATATAACTATGCCTCCATGCCAATCTTCTGGATTCAGTTTCCAAATAGAATCAATGCATAAACCGAAGGATTTAGTAATTGGTAATTGATAACTACTAATTGGTAATGTCGGGTCTTCTTCAATACTCCATGCTTGATGGCTAATTCCCCATTGAATGGCAATCTTCTCACATAAAAATCTTCCTAAAAGAATGCGATGAGTAATTAATAAAACTGGTTGATTACGACTTTTAGCTTGATTGACAACTGCTTGCAGTCCAGTGGTTTTTCCTGTACCTTTAGGGGATTTCACTCCTACCAAGCCAGAAGTAGGAAAGGGGATTTTTTCTAAATAAGGCTGGTTAAAAGTGAGTGCAGGAGTAATTGTTAATTCCCCGTGAGGTTTAGTTTGAGCAAGGTAAATTTCTAAATATACACTTTGACGATAAATTATTTCAAAATTAGCTGCACCTTTAGCAACAATAAACTCATCAACACCTTTTTCTATTCCCGGTAACTCCACAACTTTAACAGGACAATCTTGTTGTTGAAATAAACAACCAAGTTGAGAAATTGCATTGTTAACAGCAGCCATCTTTTTGGCTTGGTTTTCAAAATCAAAACATATATAAAAACTTCGTTGTCTTGTAGCAAAAACTTCTAAATCAGGAATGAGTTGACGACGGGTGACTTTACCAAATTCATCTTTTACAACTCGATAACCGCTAGTAATTCCCGGAATGGCAATAGCTGGATAACCTTGTGTTAACAAAGCGGCAGCCTTTTTCACACCTTCACAAATAATTATTGAGATATTACATTCCATTATCCATTGCCAAAAACCTTCTGCTTCACCATCTTCAGTAATGATGATATTTTCAGGCATGGGAATATTATACCGTTGGGAAACTTGCTGCCAAATTTGCAAAGTTACACGCAGACAAAATACCCTTGTTGCTGTGCTTGGGGGATGTTCATATTTAATAGACTTACCATCTTTGTTTTGTCGCGGTTGGGTTGGTTTAAAACATCCCCATTCCATTTTCTGCCAATTATTCAGGGGGTCTCTTCCAGAACACCACCAACCACCTGCTGTAATATGGCTGTAACGTTGCAACCATGAACTTTTGATCATGCCAGTATTGGTGCGTGGGAGTTGTTCGGATATGAGTAGATACTGATATGCATTCACACCTTGCAGCGATCTAAAATTTAATCGTGCTAAGTATGAATCTATACTACTATCTTCAACAAGTTCTTCAAGGTGTTGGGGGTGTAAATAATCCACAAGCATGGGCAGAAGCACTCAAAAATAGATGGGGGAAGACAACAGAAATAAAACCTTAACACGCATCTGCTGATTTTTTATAAAAGAATTTGTAGTATTTTACTGTATCGGTTAATGCAGTGTTTTAAGGAACACTTTGGTTAATACAGAAATAGCCTATTTTCCCTGTTGTGTTGTGGAAATAATAATTTTGTATTGTGATTTTTGTGCATTATTAATTTTTCTTTATCAGTACATTTTTGGGAAGATAGTAATAATGAACTATAACTAGAGCCCTCTCTTACAAGGAGAGGGGAAAGGAATAACTTTTATTTTTTGGAGAGGCTTTGATTTTCTCCCCTTCCCTTGTAGGGAAGGGGTTGGGGGTTAGGTCTATGAATTGTGATGCAAATACATGAAAACTGCTGTAAAAGAGTTTTGGCATTCTAAAAAAAATTTTATGTTTTTGAACGCAGATAAACGCAGATGCATGCAGATTAATAAGGATCATAGCATTAATTTTTTGCTTCTAAAATCAAAGTAGAATCTGCAGTGCGTCCAAACTCTTCTGGTGCATATTGTAAATGTACTTCTGCACCAGGCCAAAGTAATGCTCCAGGAGTGACAGAACGGACTAAATAATGGAAACGATAGATTCCTGCTTGGAAATGATCTGCATAGGAAATAATCCTATCTTTATATATGGTTTTATATCCTAATTACCAATTATCGGCTTTTGCTTGTAATGCTGGTGTCGCAGTTTGAAAACTTCCATCTACTGCTTCTAAGGCTTCTGGTAATGGGTCCTTTATGACTAGATGATCTACTGGATGATCTGTGATTATTTCGAAACCAATATCATACACTTCTCCTGGTGCTAAAGTCAAAGATTTATCAATAGCGTACATTCCGATTTTGTGCAGAATTTTCTCTGTATTAACTTTGCTAATTTCTTAAGTTACTCATAAACCGTTAAATCTTCTCGGTTGATTTCCCTGTAGGCGATAACGGTAAGCAGCTAAATAATGTAAGTTACCTTTTCCAGACTTTTACAACAGCAAATCATGACGAACACGGGGTAATTTATCCATTGGGATACTTACCTGCCTGTAAGCTAGGATTTTTATAACCATTAAATCTGGTTTCTCCTAACGGGATGTAAACAAAAATAAAGCCCAAATGTAGCCCAAACTGGCGTGATAAGAAGGAAACACGTCCGGATTCCAGTTGAAGCAATCAATAAATAGAAAAGATATGGCTGTTCTAAACGCTTCTAAAGCTCCAGTAAAAGTATTCAAAGGTTTCTTAGCCCACCTTGGTCTTAATCCTCCAGTCCACTGATGGCAAAGAATAAAAGTGTAGGGACAAAAAACCAAAATAAAATGGCGTAGTAAACTGCTGTTATCTCCAACTTGATATTCTTTGAGTCCTAACCATCCCTTGGCTTCCCTGTAAACAACTTCTACCCAATTTGTTTGAGAATATGTATCAACTATCCATTGGGGTGTGACAATTGATGAAGAAACATTGGTAATAAAGTACTCAATATAAGTGGCTTGAGAGAAAGTAGAACCGTTGATGAGGATAGGAATATTCTGCTTTCTAGTTAAGGCTGATATTTCTACTTCTTTAGTTACTACCCATAATGTTTTGAGTTTATCTAACTCCAGTTGAACTTCTGTAAAAGCCTCTTGGGGTAAACTTTGTGCTAATTCATCTAACCTAATTATTTGTGGACTATCCTCTTGGTCACTGCTAAGGACTGTGGGATTTTTAGCTAATCCTCCTAAATACTTTCAATTCCGATTTTCTATCCTTAATAAGGAAGACCTATTGTGGGCATATCCAGGATCTATAATTACTATTCCTGGTTGATAACCACGGCTCAAGGTCAGATGTATTAATTTAATTCCTAACTCAGGTTTATTCTCAAATCGAGGGTCTTGTTTCCCTTTGGGTAAAGAATCACCGTGGTGATCTAACTCTATATGTAATGGTAAGCTTTTACTGCCATCATATAGATTAGATGTGTTGTTACTACTACTATTCCATTATCCCTTTTCCCAATTTCTCCAATATATTTTCTTCCTACTCCATCCCTAAAATTCCCCCTTTTTCTATGGACAGAATCATCAATTATTAAGCTAAATCCTCTGGTGATTCTCCTCTGACTACACTTGTTCATAATCTCTAACTGACGCTCATTGACTTGGGAACTGGACCAAGGTGCTTCATTTAAAAAGTGGTGTAATTGTTGGTAGGTCACCCCTAGGGCATTCTCTGCCATTTCAAATAGGTTTTTTCTCTCACTTTCACCCAATTATCCCCCTAAATCATGTCCAAACTCTCTTCTTTCCCCTTTATGAGTAAATACATCTCAAATGACACCATCTTTCAAACCATGGTGCCATTGCTGCGCCAGTGGTTTCTTTCATCAGCTTCTTTTAACATGAAAGCTATACCGAAATCACATTCTACTCCTTTTTACTCTTAACTTTTGTTTAAGTCCCTTTAACTGTTTACCTGCTAATTTGACAGTAGCGGCAAAATTAGGTGGTGTGGGTTGGAGTTGACTATATTCTGCTAAAGCTGTTAAACCTTGGGCATTGTTATAAGTTTTTGTCCACGTACCATGACGACGTAAATTTAACAGACTTTGAAATAATTTATCAATGATTTCTGGTGGTGTTTTTTGGTCAATAAATAACCGTAATGCTTGGGACTGGGTTGTTGTCGGTGAATTCATCCAAGTCCAACTTTGGGGTAAATTCAAGGTTGCTGTATGTCCAGTTGGTAAACCTCTAAAACCACCATCAGCAATTTGTAGTTTTCTCAGTTGTTCTCTGGCTAGGTTAGCTTGTTTTTGAGGATAGAATTCTGCAAATGTTTGATTATATTATTGGGTGATATTTGGCGAATTTGCAGTAATTAATAGTTGACTCGCTGCTGGTTCAGAAAATGGTAAATCATGATCTACTAAAACTTGGTTTACTGGTGCTTTAATGCCGTGAATTAATTAAGGTACTAGCTAATTGAATTTCTAAACCTCCTATTTCTGGGAATATATTTTCATCAACATTCAGGGAAATTTTAGTTTTTCCCCCTTAGGAAGGGGGGAAAATGGGGGATCAATCTCTTATTCAAACTACCATAAATAAATCGCCCTTTACAGGAATTTATGGAAGCACAAGTACAACAAGTTATTGCTTCTCTTGCTTTGATAATTAACAACTACTCTGGGGAGGTTCTAGCTTACTTCGGTTCACCTGATTATTTTAATAATGTGAAATTAGGGAAAAATGATGGAGTTCAAGCTTTGCGTCAACCTGGTTCTACTTTAAAGCCGTTTGTATATGAATTAGGTTTGGAAAAAGGCTTAATTAAACCTAATACTATTTAGGCGGATATTCCTTCTCATTATGAGATTCCGGGGGCAAAATTATATAGCTCTACAGATTAGACTAACAGTTTTCTCCATCCTGTACGGGTAAGAGTTGCTTTAGCAAGTTATTTAAATGTAAGTAGGTAGACACAAATAAACATAACTATGTAACAAAATGTAAATTACTTGAAACCCTCGGGATTGCTTGATTCCCCTTTGCTGCATTCCCTATGACATAGTTATAAATTTTTCCGCCCACCTACTTACCTCCGGTAAAGGTTTTAGAAAAAGTCGGTGTACAAACTTTTTTAAATCGCTTCCATGAATTGGAGTTCACACATCTGAATCAAAGTGCTGAATATTACTGTTTGGGCGTAACTTTAGGTAGCGGTGAGGTGAGTTTATGGGAACTTCCAAGGGCTTATTTAACTATGGCCAGGTTGGGGAAAAGTACGCCATTGGTAACAACTAACTATATTAAATAATTCCCCAGTCTCTAGTCCCCAGTCCCTAACTCCATAAACTGGCAATTAATTATTGATATGTTGAGTGATCGCTATGCCCGTGCAACTGCTTTTGGTGTAGACTCAGTATTAAACTTAACCTACCCTGTTGCTATTAAAACTGGCACTTCCTCAAATTATCGGGATACTTGGACTGTCAGCTTTACCACAGATTATACTGTCGCTACTTGGGTGGGTAACTTCAACGGTGAACTAATGCGTCAAGTATCTGGTGTTACCGAGGCTCCACCTTCATGGAACCGCATCATGTTACATCTGCATGAAAATCAACCACCCGCAGATTTTTCAACACCAAAATGATTAGTGCAGTTACCCATCTGTGCTAATACAGAGTTAAACCCTACACCTCATTGTAATTGTAGTTGAGTAGTGAGGAATATTTCTCCTTAGAAGATAAAGTTGCTTATGAAAATTCTGCTGATTTTCATAAGCAACTTTATCTTCTATATATGATGAATGGTTAGCAAAACAGCCACAAGCAAATTTTTCATCTGATGAGTTAAGGATTCTATTTCCCCGTAAGGGCGATTTATTTCTTCTTTCTCCCGGTGCAGAAGGACGGCAAAAACTAAAATTTAAAGTTGCTGGCAATTCTCATCAGTCTATAGAGTGGTGGCTAAACGGGAGAAAGTTATCTGCACAATCAAAGACACAATCAAACAATAAGATATTTTGGCAATTACGCATTGGAAATTGGACTCTGGAAGCCAGAAGCAGCAAGCTGCACCAGCAAATAAAGTTTTAAGTCGAGGTAGGAAATGTTCAACTAACAAGACAGGGTTTTTCTGTAGCCAATCCCACCATTTCTCCACATTCTAGAAATTGATGAATTTCTTCAAAAAAATAAAATCTTTCTTCCAGAATATGTCTGACAAAATTTGATGTTCCAAGAACTGAGCTTTTCAAGAAGGTATCGAACCATGACAAACACACAAGAAAACAAGTCTGCTAAAAAGACAAAACAGTCTTTTCCTCCTGTTGATATTGGTACTCCTAAAGTACCGGTCCGCAAAAGCAAAGCGAAACAGCAAGAACGTGAATCACTCAGTGACTGGGAAAACGCGAGTTAACAAAATACAGGTGACAGGTCACAGGTAATAGGTGAGAGAAGAGAAATTAACTTAACAGGAAGACAGTACAGACCAAAAAATTGTTAAATTAAGTTAACAGTTAAGACTGTGCAATGTGCTTTAGCTTAAGTTAAAAATGAAAGTAGCAATCACGGGAGCAACAGGATTTGTCGGTAGTCGTTTGGTAAAACGGCTGCAAGATGAAGGGAATATAGTATTAGTGTTAAGCCGGAATACCAATTCTGCCCACAAGGTTTTTCCCTCTCAGGCTTTCCCAAATGTAGAAATTATGGGCTATACACCAGGTGTATCTGGTGCTTGGCAAGATACGATTGCTGGTTGTGATGGTGTGGTAAATTTGGCAGGAGAACCCATTGCAGAGGAACGTTGGACACCAGAACGCAAGCAAGCTATTCTCAACAGCCGCAAACTGGGTACACAAAAAATTGTGGAAGCTATAGCCAAGGCTAACCCTAAACCCACTGTGCTAGTCAACGCTTCAGCTATTGGCTACTATGGAACTAGTGAAACTGCTACTTTTGATGAAAATAGCCCTTCAGGTCAAGATTTTCTAGCCCAAGTTTGTCAAGAGTGGGAGGCACAAGCACAAAAGGTAACAGATGCTAATGTGCGCTGGGTAATTTTGCGCTTTGGTATTGTTTTGGGTCATGGTGGCGCTTTGGGTAAAATGATTACTCCCTTCAAACTTTTTGCAGGTGGTCCAATTGGTAGTGGTCGGCAATGGTTCTCTTGGATTCACATAGATGATATTGTTAATTTGATTCTGCAAGCTTTAACCAAGCCTAATATGCAAGGCATATATAATGCTACTGCCCCTAATCCTGTGCGTATGGCAGATTTAAGCACAACGATGGGACAAGTGATGAATCGTCCTTCTTGGTTGCCTGTTCCTTCTTTTGCTTTAGAAGCGATGTTGGGAGATGGGGCAATTATGGTGTTGGAGGGTCAAAAAGTTATCCCTCAACGCACTCAATCATCGGGTTTTCAGTATCAATATCCAAATTTACAATCAGCATTAACGGAAATCTTGAATTAATTTGTAATTCAATTTAGGATTTTAGATAGGATTTTAGATTGGTAATTGGTAATTGGTAATTGGTAATTGGTAATTGGTAATTGGTAATTGGTAATTGGTAATTGGTAATTGGTAATTGGTAATTGGTAATTGGTAATTGGTAATTGGTAATTGGTAATTGGTAATTGGTAATTGGTAATTGGTAATTGGTAATTAAATCATATTTCCTATTCCCTATTCCCTAATTCCCTATTCCCTCTTAAATGTCACCTGTCACCTTTCATCTGCTATAACTAGTTTTTCATCAATTTCTTAGAAACCCAACTGGTAATTCCACTCACAAGCGCCCCCCCCATAAGG
It encodes the following:
- a CDS encoding TIGR01777 family oxidoreductase, giving the protein MKVAITGATGFVGSRLVKRLQDEGNIVLVLSRNTNSAHKVFPSQAFPNVEIMGYTPGVSGAWQDTIAGCDGVVNLAGEPIAEERWTPERKQAILNSRKLGTQKIVEAIAKANPKPTVLVNASAIGYYGTSETATFDENSPSGQDFLAQVCQEWEAQAQKVTDANVRWVILRFGIVLGHGGALGKMITPFKLFAGGPIGSGRQWFSWIHIDDIVNLILQALTKPNMQGIYNATAPNPVRMADLSTTMGQVMNRPSWLPVPSFALEAMLGDGAIMVLEGQKVIPQRTQSSGFQYQYPNLQSALTEILN